A single genomic interval of Rhodopirellula bahusiensis harbors:
- a CDS encoding DUF4886 domain-containing protein, whose product MLRSLSFVFTLTILSLVLVTPSYADSPQQPPNVAPRHIRILTIGNSFTHNATRYLGEIVEAAGHKLTHKMLSIGGSPLELHAKKALAYETDPADELARYKNGDILQEALQSERWDFVTIQQLSIKSHDIKTYRPYAQQLADIIRRDAPQAKLLIHQTWAYRSDDPRFHRPKPAAAEPATQQAMYHGLSEAYKTITAELSASRIPVGDAFWMSDNDENFGYRSPANFDASSIQSPNLPEQTHSLHVGYRWRDRDGKQKLSMDGHHANQAGEYLGACVWFECLFDQSPVGNDFVPKELDVNYAAHLQTIAHQAALQGGDVILGLTTSTSTP is encoded by the coding sequence ATGTTGCGATCGCTTTCCTTCGTTTTCACGTTGACCATCCTGTCGCTGGTGCTTGTCACGCCCTCGTACGCGGACTCGCCCCAGCAGCCACCCAACGTCGCTCCGAGACACATTCGTATTCTGACAATCGGTAACAGCTTCACTCACAACGCGACTCGCTATTTGGGCGAGATTGTTGAGGCGGCTGGTCACAAGCTGACTCACAAGATGCTTTCCATCGGAGGTTCGCCCCTAGAGTTGCATGCAAAGAAGGCATTGGCATACGAAACAGACCCCGCCGACGAACTCGCCCGGTACAAGAACGGCGACATCCTCCAAGAAGCACTGCAAAGCGAACGATGGGACTTCGTAACCATTCAGCAGCTCAGCATCAAAAGCCACGACATCAAAACGTACCGTCCGTACGCTCAGCAGTTGGCAGACATCATTCGTCGCGATGCACCGCAAGCCAAATTGCTGATCCATCAAACGTGGGCGTATCGCAGCGACGACCCGCGGTTCCACCGCCCGAAACCTGCCGCGGCCGAACCGGCGACTCAACAAGCGATGTACCATGGGCTCAGCGAAGCCTACAAAACCATCACCGCGGAACTATCAGCCAGCCGGATCCCAGTCGGGGACGCGTTTTGGATGTCCGACAACGATGAAAACTTCGGATACCGATCGCCAGCCAACTTTGACGCAAGCTCGATCCAATCCCCGAATCTGCCCGAGCAAACTCATTCGCTGCACGTCGGATACCGTTGGCGAGACCGCGACGGGAAACAAAAACTCAGCATGGACGGCCATCATGCCAACCAAGCGGGCGAGTACCTCGGTGCTTGCGTTTGGTTCGAATGCCTATTCGACCAAAGTCCCGTCGGCAACGACTTTGTGCCCAAGGAACTGGACGTAAATTACGCCGCGCACCTGCAAACGATCGCCCATCAAGCCGCACTGCAAGGCGGCGACGTCATACTTGGCCTCACAACCTCAACTAGCACTCCCTGA
- a CDS encoding sodium:solute symporter family protein has translation MMIAEMQNGVPQFIIILVYLSLLLALGLFSSRLFKGTKEDYQVASHSIGPFLLLMSMFGTTMTAFALVGSSGEAFREGIGVYGMLASSSGIIHSLCFFLIGVKVWRFARAHNYTTQIEFFRDRLNNNLVGWLLFPILVGMIIPYLLVGVISAGGVVQALTAGLAPDMFPVLLEGGPGGVDPAVHGGIPAWLGSLTICTVVLVYVFFGGMRGTTWANTFQTLVFMVLGVVTFFVIANKLGKQDSFFENLRVLGESIPEEGKTRVEMSKTKFFTYLMIPLSVGMFPHLFQHWMTAKKASTFKLSVVCHPLFIMIVWVPCVLVGVWATGELMPTRPPLPRLPGGDIVDANKVLPFLVKTQTAPILGGFLAAGILAAIMSSLDSQFLCIGTMFNNDVVNHTFGEDRFTDKQQVLFTRLFIVAIVAITYLLSLGNVRSVFALGVWCFSGFSSLFPLVVAALYWRGLTASGAIAGILAAITSWSYLFYQGTLDPQGLSKYVLRLPIGGESYEVMPVVAMVFSTLIAMVVVSLVTPKPPQETLAKFFPDQA, from the coding sequence ATGATGATTGCCGAAATGCAAAACGGAGTACCTCAGTTCATCATCATCCTGGTGTACCTGAGTCTGTTGCTCGCCTTGGGACTGTTCAGCAGTCGTTTGTTCAAAGGAACCAAGGAAGACTATCAAGTTGCCAGCCATTCGATCGGACCATTCCTGCTTTTGATGAGCATGTTCGGAACGACGATGACCGCGTTCGCCTTGGTCGGCAGCAGCGGCGAAGCGTTCCGAGAAGGCATCGGTGTCTACGGGATGCTGGCCAGCAGCAGCGGTATCATCCACTCACTGTGCTTCTTCCTAATCGGTGTCAAAGTTTGGCGATTCGCTCGCGCACACAACTACACCACTCAAATCGAATTCTTTCGTGACCGCCTGAACAACAACCTTGTCGGCTGGCTGCTGTTCCCGATCTTGGTGGGCATGATCATCCCGTACCTGTTGGTCGGTGTGATCAGTGCCGGCGGCGTTGTCCAAGCCCTCACCGCGGGACTGGCCCCTGACATGTTCCCGGTCCTACTGGAAGGTGGCCCTGGCGGAGTCGATCCGGCCGTTCACGGTGGTATCCCCGCGTGGCTCGGTTCGTTGACCATTTGCACAGTCGTTTTGGTCTACGTGTTCTTTGGCGGTATGCGAGGCACGACATGGGCCAACACCTTCCAAACGTTGGTGTTCATGGTCCTGGGAGTCGTGACGTTCTTTGTCATTGCGAACAAACTCGGCAAGCAAGACAGCTTCTTCGAGAACCTTCGCGTGCTTGGCGAATCCATTCCGGAAGAAGGCAAGACACGGGTGGAGATGAGCAAGACGAAATTCTTCACCTACCTGATGATTCCACTTTCGGTCGGCATGTTCCCTCACCTATTCCAACATTGGATGACGGCGAAGAAAGCCAGCACGTTCAAGTTGTCCGTCGTCTGTCACCCGCTGTTCATCATGATTGTTTGGGTGCCATGTGTTCTGGTGGGCGTTTGGGCGACCGGAGAATTGATGCCGACAAGACCACCGCTTCCTCGTTTGCCCGGTGGGGACATCGTTGACGCGAACAAGGTGCTTCCGTTCTTGGTCAAAACGCAAACCGCCCCGATCTTGGGTGGTTTCTTGGCGGCCGGAATCTTGGCGGCGATCATGTCCAGTTTGGACAGTCAATTCCTTTGCATCGGAACGATGTTCAACAACGACGTGGTCAACCACACGTTCGGCGAAGACCGTTTCACCGACAAACAACAAGTCCTTTTCACACGCTTGTTTATTGTCGCGATTGTTGCGATCACGTATTTGCTCAGTCTTGGCAACGTTCGCAGTGTGTTTGCGTTGGGAGTTTGGTGCTTCAGCGGATTCAGCTCGCTGTTCCCACTGGTTGTCGCGGCGTTGTATTGGCGCGGTCTCACCGCATCCGGGGCGATCGCCGGCATTCTGGCCGCCATCACCAGTTGGTCGTATTTGTTCTACCAAGGCACCTTGGACCCGCAGGGCTTGAGCAAATACGTCTTGCGTCTGCCAATCGGTGGCGAGAGCTACGAAGTGATGCCGGTCGTCGCGATGGTGTTCAGCACCCTGATCGCGATGGTTGTGGTTTCCCTGGTGACACCAAAACCACCGCAGGAAACTCTGGCGAAATTCTTCCCAGACCAGGCTTGA
- a CDS encoding DUF6797 domain-containing protein — protein sequence MDRSVLLRCKCGIWVGIFLLIGSGTAVADPPTTTLRQAIPLEAQLQAADPLHLARQAGLRGDAKRGALVFFKSAANCVSCHGDDPNASPLGPPIASLGNELTSEYLVDALLRPSKHIRGGYETYSVLTEDGEVFKGMLVKQDDSTITMRLGQSPEKDFTLSRDVIEVMKKDEQSMMPAGLMKSIQTQRDFLDLLKYVMSVARGGEIAEKMLRPSAEQLIVKDDSVNLDHAGILRSLRSRDIDEGRQLFEGDCANCHGTDGNLPALPTARAFRSQKLKFGADPYKMFMTLTKGNGLMGPMTYLTPHQRYQVVHYIRETLMKDQNPGYEPINDAYLESLPKGTEDGKRFEIQPRDFGLALGSQLRRDFPSVLTLPLGELTVSYDLHTMDLADVWSGGFLDLNETQHQRPRGEGTANPDGTSVPGLAGWHWGHGRKLGYSLPNSLPRGPLPEKWMDYRGYYLLGDEVVLSYQIDGREVLERTTAIDQRTLARELWIGPGSELVLSAGKGPSGGTNWEYDVATQVASLESSEPENSAFTAASVSGDDRGVSWKLAKAKRLKLTIPVDRSARRLHVTVTVGESESELSAFRMLAGDALEKPVIDLSELIQGDQTKPEPLRWPGEIATVGTLGLEQDGYALDTLTRPDSTPWNTWFRTTSLDFFPDGRMAIATHGGDIWIVSGIDETLEELSWKRYAAGLYEPFGVKVVDGDVFVTCKDRLVRLHDRDGNGEADFYESFSADTDVSTNFHAFNFDLQTDSDGNFYYAKSGHGADFALPGAVWKVSKDGKQREVVCTGFRTPNGLGTLPGGRITVSDNQGQWTPASKVSIAKPGSFHGWVPTYSIPDKWEPDGGKIDITQVVAPETFEQPLVWMPQAFDNSSGGQIWVDDERFGPLSNHLLHTSFGKGWMSMMMIQEVGETSQAAIVKLPYDFSTGIMRGRVNPHDGQVYATGLQGWNGGGRFGLADGGVQRLRYTGKPPKMITDARVVEAGLELDLNFPIDPESVFDATAFSIVQWDYLWSKAYGSDQYIPGTAESEKPQIGTQTLTPESVEVNAVPGEPGASRLRLNLPTLGPVDQLQLQLKVRAKDGEEFDEEVYWTIHVVPTSD from the coding sequence ATGGATCGGTCTGTCTTGCTGCGTTGCAAATGCGGGATATGGGTTGGCATCTTTCTCCTGATCGGTAGCGGCACCGCCGTGGCAGATCCACCAACGACGACACTCCGGCAAGCCATTCCGTTGGAGGCGCAGCTTCAAGCGGCTGATCCGCTTCATTTGGCACGCCAGGCAGGTCTTCGCGGTGATGCCAAACGCGGTGCTCTGGTGTTCTTCAAGTCGGCCGCCAATTGTGTGAGCTGCCATGGCGACGATCCGAACGCTTCACCGCTCGGACCGCCAATCGCGAGCCTTGGAAACGAGTTGACCAGTGAATACCTCGTTGATGCGTTGCTGCGTCCTTCCAAGCACATTCGCGGAGGCTATGAAACGTATTCGGTTTTGACTGAGGACGGGGAAGTCTTCAAAGGAATGCTGGTGAAGCAGGATGATTCCACGATCACCATGCGGCTCGGCCAATCACCGGAAAAAGATTTCACTTTGTCGCGCGACGTGATTGAAGTGATGAAGAAGGACGAGCAATCCATGATGCCGGCTGGGTTGATGAAGTCCATTCAAACGCAGCGAGATTTCTTGGATCTGCTGAAATACGTGATGAGCGTAGCGAGAGGTGGCGAGATCGCTGAAAAAATGCTGCGGCCATCGGCGGAACAGTTGATCGTCAAAGACGACTCGGTGAACCTGGACCACGCTGGCATTCTCCGTTCGCTGCGGTCAAGAGATATCGACGAAGGCAGACAATTGTTTGAAGGCGACTGCGCCAATTGCCATGGTACCGATGGCAACCTTCCCGCTTTGCCGACTGCTCGAGCCTTCCGTTCGCAAAAGCTGAAGTTTGGTGCCGACCCCTACAAGATGTTCATGACGTTGACCAAGGGCAACGGGTTGATGGGGCCGATGACGTATCTGACTCCGCACCAGCGTTACCAGGTGGTTCATTACATTCGCGAAACGTTGATGAAGGATCAGAACCCAGGCTATGAACCGATCAACGATGCTTATCTTGAATCGCTTCCTAAAGGGACCGAAGACGGCAAGCGATTTGAGATTCAACCACGAGACTTTGGGCTGGCACTTGGTTCACAGCTGAGACGTGACTTCCCAAGCGTACTGACGCTGCCGTTGGGAGAATTGACGGTGTCTTATGACCTGCACACGATGGATTTGGCTGATGTGTGGTCGGGCGGGTTCTTGGATCTCAATGAGACTCAGCATCAACGCCCTCGCGGGGAAGGAACCGCGAATCCGGACGGAACCTCGGTGCCTGGACTGGCGGGGTGGCATTGGGGGCACGGAAGGAAGCTTGGCTATTCGCTGCCAAATAGCTTGCCACGCGGTCCGCTTCCAGAGAAGTGGATGGACTACCGTGGCTACTATCTGCTCGGTGATGAGGTCGTGCTGAGTTACCAAATCGATGGCCGCGAAGTTTTGGAACGCACGACCGCCATCGATCAGCGGACGCTGGCACGCGAACTTTGGATTGGCCCCGGGTCCGAGTTGGTGCTGTCCGCCGGAAAAGGCCCCAGCGGCGGGACCAATTGGGAATACGATGTGGCAACCCAAGTGGCCTCGCTCGAAAGTTCGGAGCCCGAGAATTCGGCGTTCACGGCCGCCAGTGTTTCAGGTGATGATCGCGGTGTCTCTTGGAAGCTCGCCAAGGCGAAACGATTGAAGTTGACGATCCCAGTGGATCGATCAGCTCGTAGATTGCATGTCACCGTCACAGTGGGGGAATCGGAGAGCGAACTCTCCGCCTTTCGAATGCTGGCGGGCGATGCACTTGAGAAGCCTGTTATCGATTTATCAGAGTTGATCCAGGGCGATCAAACCAAACCCGAGCCCCTGCGCTGGCCTGGGGAAATTGCGACTGTTGGCACGTTGGGTTTGGAACAAGACGGCTACGCTCTCGACACGCTGACGCGACCCGATTCGACTCCTTGGAACACTTGGTTCCGCACCACGTCGCTAGACTTCTTTCCTGATGGCCGAATGGCGATCGCGACTCACGGCGGTGACATCTGGATCGTTTCGGGAATCGATGAAACACTCGAAGAACTTAGTTGGAAACGTTACGCGGCGGGTCTCTACGAACCCTTTGGAGTGAAGGTTGTCGATGGCGATGTGTTCGTGACCTGCAAAGATCGCCTGGTGCGTTTGCATGATCGTGACGGGAATGGCGAAGCGGATTTTTACGAGAGTTTCAGCGCGGACACGGATGTATCCACGAACTTTCACGCTTTCAACTTCGATTTGCAAACCGACTCGGATGGGAACTTCTACTACGCCAAGAGTGGGCATGGTGCCGACTTTGCGTTGCCCGGTGCCGTTTGGAAAGTTTCGAAAGACGGCAAGCAACGCGAAGTCGTTTGTACCGGATTCAGAACACCGAATGGTTTGGGAACACTGCCCGGCGGACGAATCACGGTGAGTGACAACCAAGGCCAATGGACTCCTGCATCGAAAGTTTCGATCGCCAAACCCGGTAGCTTTCACGGTTGGGTGCCGACCTATTCCATCCCGGATAAGTGGGAACCGGATGGCGGCAAAATCGACATCACACAGGTGGTCGCTCCGGAAACCTTTGAGCAACCTTTGGTGTGGATGCCGCAAGCGTTCGACAATTCGTCGGGAGGTCAGATTTGGGTGGATGACGAACGGTTTGGACCGCTTTCCAATCATCTTCTGCACACCAGCTTTGGAAAAGGTTGGATGTCGATGATGATGATTCAGGAGGTCGGTGAAACTTCGCAAGCTGCGATCGTGAAATTACCGTATGATTTCTCGACCGGGATCATGCGAGGTCGCGTCAATCCACATGATGGTCAGGTGTATGCCACGGGCTTGCAGGGATGGAACGGCGGCGGTCGGTTCGGGTTGGCCGATGGCGGTGTTCAGCGACTTCGCTACACCGGAAAACCGCCCAAGATGATCACGGATGCTCGCGTCGTGGAAGCCGGTTTGGAGCTTGATCTCAACTTCCCCATCGATCCTGAATCAGTTTTCGACGCTACCGCTTTTTCAATCGTCCAGTGGGACTACTTGTGGAGCAAGGCGTACGGGTCGGACCAGTACATCCCCGGCACGGCCGAATCTGAAAAACCGCAGATTGGTACGCAAACGCTGACGCCGGAATCGGTGGAGGTCAATGCTGTTCCAGGTGAACCGGGGGCGTCGCGTCTACGCTTGAACCTGCCAACACTCGGACCGGTCGATCAACTGCAACTGCAGCTGAAAGTGAGGGCCAAAGACGGCGAAGAGTTTGATGAAGAGGTCTACTGGACGATTCATGTCGTCCCAACGAGTGATTGA
- a CDS encoding DUF3311 domain-containing protein, translated as MPNSTDSSAPPDRKGLSSGALLIAGLVIVLLILHQDNWLWHNDTLLFGFMPIGLAWHAGISIAASFTWFLATRVAWPLDEEEPQR; from the coding sequence ATGCCCAACTCGACTGATTCGTCCGCACCGCCTGACCGGAAAGGTCTTTCAAGCGGTGCTCTCCTCATCGCCGGCTTGGTCATCGTGCTGCTGATACTCCACCAAGACAACTGGTTGTGGCACAACGACACGTTGCTGTTTGGATTCATGCCCATCGGATTGGCGTGGCATGCCGGCATCTCGATCGCCGCATCGTTCACGTGGTTCTTGGCAACCCGAGTCGCTTGGCCTCTCGATGAAGAGGAGCCGCAGCGATGA
- a CDS encoding sulfatase family protein produces the protein MRQLPIWFFVFVCAVFLASSHASATDQPNIVWIIADDLGPELACYGYPNVATPNVDRLAEQGRLFTRAFSTSPVCSSSRSAFQTGRYQTSIGCYHHLTRDKKELQVPTAIDWLRDAGYFISHGDGSVGNKRANKYGVNYLYDKKTHFDAYDWSKREPGQPFFAQVHIHEPHRPFVKSDRERPDAPIPPTYPEHPITRADWSNYLATIEVMDQKVGEVLDRLESEGISDNTLVIFFGDHGRPHVRGKQWLYEGGLHTPLIVRWPANLSRGSVEGGMASLLDIVPTTLEAAGIESSELPGKSLLSQEWNGHERVFAARDRCGDAPDRIRSVRNEQYKYIRNFHPEKPYLQLSSYKKLSYPVETLMKVLHADGQWDSPFMAESRPEEELYDLSADPYELNNLAADASHQSTLLDLRATLNEWMQETGDQGGIDESLTVDMESLMNEKEAWYKRTMKRRGLDPAISDHEYLKWWATELGVE, from the coding sequence ATGCGTCAGCTACCGATCTGGTTCTTTGTTTTTGTCTGCGCCGTGTTTCTCGCGTCCAGCCACGCGTCTGCGACGGACCAACCCAACATTGTTTGGATCATTGCCGACGACCTCGGTCCGGAACTGGCGTGTTATGGCTATCCAAACGTGGCGACGCCCAATGTCGATCGTCTGGCCGAACAAGGACGATTGTTCACGCGTGCGTTCAGCACCTCGCCGGTGTGTTCGTCTTCGCGTTCGGCGTTTCAAACAGGACGCTATCAAACGTCGATCGGTTGCTATCACCATTTGACTCGTGACAAGAAGGAACTGCAGGTTCCAACCGCGATCGATTGGTTGCGAGATGCGGGGTACTTCATTTCGCATGGTGACGGTTCTGTTGGCAACAAACGGGCGAACAAGTACGGAGTCAACTATCTGTATGACAAGAAGACTCACTTCGATGCGTATGATTGGTCCAAACGTGAGCCCGGCCAGCCGTTTTTCGCCCAGGTGCATATCCACGAGCCGCACCGCCCGTTTGTGAAGAGTGATCGTGAGCGACCGGACGCGCCGATTCCGCCGACTTACCCCGAGCATCCAATCACTCGGGCAGATTGGTCCAACTACTTGGCGACCATCGAAGTGATGGATCAGAAAGTTGGCGAGGTGCTTGATCGCTTGGAATCGGAAGGCATCAGTGACAACACGCTGGTGATTTTCTTTGGCGATCACGGCCGTCCACACGTTCGCGGGAAACAATGGTTGTACGAAGGTGGTTTGCACACGCCATTGATCGTTCGATGGCCCGCCAATTTGTCTCGGGGATCAGTTGAAGGCGGAATGGCGTCCTTGCTCGACATCGTGCCGACGACCTTGGAAGCCGCGGGCATCGAATCGTCTGAACTCCCGGGCAAGAGTCTGTTGTCGCAGGAGTGGAACGGACACGAGCGGGTCTTTGCAGCGCGCGACCGTTGTGGGGACGCTCCCGATCGAATCCGAAGCGTTCGCAATGAGCAATACAAGTACATTCGAAATTTCCATCCCGAGAAACCGTACCTGCAACTGAGCAGCTACAAAAAGCTTTCTTATCCAGTCGAAACGTTGATGAAAGTTTTGCATGCCGACGGACAATGGGATTCTCCGTTCATGGCGGAGTCACGTCCGGAGGAGGAACTCTATGACCTGTCTGCTGATCCTTACGAATTGAACAATCTGGCGGCGGACGCTTCGCACCAATCGACGCTCCTCGACTTGCGGGCGACATTGAACGAATGGATGCAAGAGACCGGAGATCAAGGTGGTATCGACGAAAGTTTGACGGTCGACATGGAATCGCTGATGAATGAGAAGGAAGCTTGGTACAAACGAACGATGAAGCGACGTGGGCTCGATCCAGCTATCTCAGATCACGAGTACTTGAAATGGTGGGCGACCGAGTTGGGCGTCGAGTGA
- a CDS encoding DUF6552 family protein: MIDSAEPTKPSTAMVDIVKWIATVIQLIGYGLTGLNVVPWNIHAFLVGILLWFAVGVMWKDKAIMVVHVGAFLSLLVGYLNS, from the coding sequence GTGATTGACAGTGCGGAACCAACCAAACCATCGACAGCTATGGTCGATATCGTGAAGTGGATAGCGACCGTTATCCAGCTTATCGGGTATGGCCTCACCGGTTTGAACGTGGTGCCATGGAACATTCATGCGTTCCTTGTGGGAATTCTGCTTTGGTTCGCAGTAGGCGTCATGTGGAAAGACAAAGCAATAATGGTCGTTCATGTTGGTGCGTTCTTGTCGCTACTTGTTGGCTACTTAAATTCGTGA
- a CDS encoding PaaI family thioesterase: MSERFSDAPISRLVGFEVHPSEFADGEPEAGQAVVDIKCGPQHHNPMGRVHGGLVSALADAAMGIAFGRTLLSSEDFSTIEMKVSFIRPIREGRLSAKAEVIQRGLRIGFVECQITDQRGKLVATASSTCTVLASG; this comes from the coding sequence ATGAGCGAACGATTTTCTGATGCCCCGATTTCGAGATTGGTTGGTTTCGAAGTCCATCCGAGCGAGTTCGCTGACGGTGAGCCCGAAGCTGGACAGGCGGTGGTGGATATCAAGTGTGGTCCCCAGCATCACAATCCGATGGGGCGTGTGCATGGAGGATTGGTGTCCGCACTCGCGGATGCAGCGATGGGGATTGCCTTTGGGCGAACGCTGCTCTCCAGCGAAGATTTCTCGACCATCGAGATGAAGGTCAGTTTCATCCGTCCAATCCGGGAAGGTCGTCTGTCCGCGAAAGCGGAAGTGATTCAGCGTGGGCTGAGAATTGGTTTTGTCGAGTGTCAGATCACTGACCAGCGAGGCAAACTGGTCGCGACCGCATCGTCGACCTGCACTGTTTTGGCGAGCGGCTAG
- a CDS encoding SLC13 family permease, with the protein MLSLFDPQIWPMWLTIGVTLALLLGLATRAAATDLLALTALAVLVVVQDLTGTPLLPDPTQAVAGFGNKGLITIALLFAVVAGLELTGGTELATGWLLSKAKNLRDTQVRMLLPVAFLSGFLNNTPVVAAMLPVVGDLGKRLKISPSRLLLPLSYAAILGGMCTLMGTSTNLLVRDEYNQYILDSKAAGGEIELDELSFFTPAIAGIPATILGLLYIIGASKWMLPERKPAVSVGDDPQKYTVEMQVELTGPLVGKTLQEAGLRALPGLYVAEIQRADGRIEPAKPDQRLYGDDILILVGDVDSVVDLRKIRGLITPGDQARKLEIPAWRRTLVEAVVSPRCSLIGKTIREGRFRSNFNAAVVAVARGGRRLEGKLGDVRIEPGDVLLLEASKSFMHRQRGGSDFYLISSVDRGEIRRHERAPLALGIMLVMVVAAALNWLSILSAAMLAAVGMVLTRCCTTSEARRSIDWSVLIVIGSAIGIGRAMEQSGAAGQIANGLLNIAQGNPLGTLIAIYIATVVCTELITNNAAAMLMLPIAWTAASKVGTDPMPMVIAVMIAASASFLTPFGYQTNTMVYGVGGYRLRDYIQFGLPLSIIVGVASIGMLNWRYL; encoded by the coding sequence ATGCTCTCTCTTTTCGATCCGCAAATTTGGCCCATGTGGCTGACCATCGGCGTCACCCTCGCATTGTTGCTGGGATTGGCGACGCGTGCGGCTGCGACGGATCTACTGGCATTGACCGCTCTGGCAGTTTTGGTTGTCGTTCAAGATTTGACCGGAACGCCGTTGCTGCCCGATCCCACTCAAGCGGTCGCAGGTTTTGGCAACAAAGGACTGATCACGATTGCTTTGTTGTTCGCTGTTGTTGCGGGTTTGGAACTCACCGGCGGAACGGAACTGGCCACAGGATGGCTGCTCTCGAAAGCAAAGAATCTTCGCGACACCCAAGTCCGGATGTTATTGCCGGTCGCGTTTCTGAGCGGGTTTCTCAACAACACGCCGGTGGTCGCGGCGATGTTGCCGGTCGTTGGTGATTTGGGAAAGCGATTGAAGATCAGCCCCAGCCGATTGCTGCTGCCGCTTTCCTACGCGGCGATCCTTGGCGGGATGTGCACGCTGATGGGAACCAGCACGAACCTTCTGGTCCGCGATGAATACAACCAATACATCCTTGATTCAAAAGCCGCGGGCGGCGAAATTGAGTTGGACGAACTCAGCTTCTTCACGCCTGCTATCGCCGGGATCCCGGCAACGATTCTAGGTTTGCTTTACATCATCGGTGCCTCCAAATGGATGTTGCCCGAACGCAAGCCCGCCGTCAGTGTTGGCGACGACCCGCAGAAGTACACGGTCGAGATGCAAGTTGAGTTGACTGGGCCGTTGGTTGGCAAAACGCTGCAGGAAGCGGGCTTGCGAGCCTTGCCAGGTTTGTATGTTGCCGAGATCCAGCGAGCCGATGGGCGGATTGAACCCGCGAAACCGGATCAGCGACTTTATGGCGATGACATTCTGATCTTAGTCGGGGACGTCGACAGCGTGGTCGACCTCCGAAAGATCCGAGGCTTGATTACTCCCGGCGACCAAGCTCGCAAATTGGAAATTCCCGCCTGGCGACGAACGTTGGTGGAAGCTGTTGTCAGTCCACGTTGCAGTCTGATCGGCAAGACGATTCGAGAGGGACGTTTCCGATCAAACTTCAACGCGGCGGTGGTTGCCGTCGCGCGAGGCGGCAGGCGATTGGAAGGTAAGTTGGGTGATGTTCGGATCGAACCCGGCGACGTGTTGCTGTTGGAAGCTTCGAAGTCATTCATGCATCGCCAACGCGGCGGGAGCGATTTTTACTTGATCAGCAGCGTGGATCGAGGCGAGATCCGACGGCACGAACGTGCTCCACTGGCGCTCGGAATCATGCTGGTCATGGTGGTCGCGGCGGCATTGAATTGGCTGTCGATTTTGAGTGCGGCGATGTTGGCGGCCGTCGGGATGGTGTTGACTCGATGCTGCACAACCTCCGAAGCCCGACGCAGCATCGATTGGTCGGTTTTAATCGTGATCGGTTCCGCGATTGGTATCGGGCGTGCGATGGAACAAAGTGGTGCGGCGGGGCAAATCGCGAACGGACTGCTCAACATTGCCCAAGGAAATCCACTCGGAACCTTGATCGCGATCTACATTGCAACCGTGGTCTGCACGGAGCTGATCACCAACAACGCGGCAGCGATGTTGATGTTGCCGATCGCTTGGACAGCGGCCAGCAAAGTCGGAACGGATCCGATGCCGATGGTGATTGCGGTGATGATCGCCGCTTCGGCAAGTTTCTTGACTCCTTTTGGCTATCAGACCAACACGATGGTTTACGGTGTCGGCGGGTATCGCTTGCGAGACTACATTCAGTTTGGGTTGCCGCTGAGCATCATTGTTGGAGTTGCCTCGATCGGGATGTTGAATTGGAGGTATCTATGA